In a single window of the Bradyrhizobium erythrophlei genome:
- a CDS encoding branched-chain amino acid ABC transporter permease, translated as MITLCLDIITTAAILFIVAAGLLIVFGVMKIVNFAHAAFVTVGAYAALVASRLGLPPVLAPVVAFFVGGLIGAATERIVVRRLYRRPLDAILATWGLGIVIGQLVTLAFGREVQFVPAPISGTLELFGADYSLYRLLLVPIALVIAALFAGLLNGTRLGLSTRAVIMNETLAQGLGIDSSRVRLITFGTGCGLAAVAGALITPLTSVDPNMGLAWLIGAFMLVMVSGGSLLTLGLSCFVLGGLQVLASTFISPILGGLTIALLAAVSLRLRPAGFARA; from the coding sequence ATGATTACACTCTGCCTCGACATCATCACCACGGCGGCGATCCTTTTCATCGTCGCCGCCGGCCTGCTGATCGTCTTTGGCGTGATGAAGATCGTCAACTTCGCGCATGCCGCCTTCGTCACGGTCGGCGCCTATGCCGCGCTGGTCGCCTCGCGCCTCGGGTTGCCGCCGGTGCTGGCTCCTGTTGTCGCTTTCTTCGTCGGCGGGCTGATCGGGGCGGCGACCGAACGCATTGTGGTGCGGCGGCTTTATCGCCGGCCGCTGGACGCCATCCTCGCGACGTGGGGACTCGGCATCGTCATCGGCCAGTTGGTGACGCTGGCTTTCGGACGCGAGGTGCAATTTGTGCCGGCGCCGATCTCGGGCACTCTTGAACTGTTCGGCGCCGACTATTCGCTCTATCGCCTGCTACTGGTTCCGATCGCGCTGGTCATTGCCGCGCTGTTCGCCGGACTTCTCAACGGCACGCGACTTGGTCTGTCGACTCGCGCGGTGATCATGAACGAGACCCTGGCGCAGGGACTTGGCATCGACAGCAGCCGCGTTCGCCTTATCACCTTCGGGACCGGATGCGGCTTGGCCGCCGTCGCTGGCGCGCTAATCACGCCGCTGACCAGCGTAGATCCCAACATGGGGCTGGCGTGGCTGATCGGCGCCTTCATGCTCGTCATGGTGTCCGGCGGCTCGCTGCTGACGCTCGGCCTGTCCTGCTTCGTGCTCGGTGGATTGCAGGTGCTGGCCAGCACCTTTATCAGTCCGATCCTCGGCGGCCTGACCATCGCGCTGCTCGCAGCTGTATCGCTCCGGCTGCGGCCGGCGGGGTTCGCCCGTGCTTGA
- a CDS encoding substrate-binding protein, which translates to MILNRSLSTLLAAAASATLLAGAALAADPIKIGVPVGLSGANSVVAPSVVQSAQLAVEEINAKGGVLGRQLALEVADDASGAAGAQKAFDSLVFQKKVDVLISMETSAARNAGLPIVARGKVPYIYTSFYEGKSCSPFMYVNAWVPEQQVPPIVDYFTKEKGAKTFFLIGSDYAFGRGMLAFTKAYIEKTGGKVVGEEYLPMDGTDWTPIISKLKSAAPAALITSTAGGAPNVTLTKQLRAAGVAVPYGNLAVDEGTAKAMGTDAEGIYLSASYVTGIDSAANKAYLAAMQKKFGSDLKTPNDLSVPEYEAVYAYKAAVEKAGKTDSPAVLKALAEISVDGPRGKIAMAQQHHAALTMYLGQVQGDGSVKVIKSFPNVSAGEQCPNLKP; encoded by the coding sequence ATGATCCTCAATCGTTCACTTTCGACGCTGCTCGCTGCCGCTGCATCCGCAACACTCCTCGCTGGTGCGGCACTTGCCGCGGATCCTATCAAGATTGGAGTGCCGGTCGGCCTGTCCGGCGCCAACAGCGTGGTCGCACCCTCGGTGGTGCAGTCGGCGCAGCTCGCTGTCGAGGAGATCAACGCCAAGGGCGGCGTGCTCGGCCGTCAACTGGCGCTGGAAGTCGCCGATGACGCGTCCGGCGCCGCTGGCGCGCAGAAGGCGTTCGATAGCCTGGTGTTCCAGAAGAAGGTCGATGTGCTCATCTCGATGGAGACGAGTGCTGCGCGCAACGCGGGGCTGCCGATCGTGGCGCGCGGCAAGGTACCCTACATCTATACGTCGTTCTACGAGGGCAAATCCTGCAGCCCGTTCATGTATGTCAACGCCTGGGTGCCGGAACAGCAGGTACCGCCGATCGTCGACTATTTCACCAAGGAAAAGGGCGCGAAGACCTTCTTTCTGATCGGCTCGGACTATGCCTTCGGCCGCGGCATGCTGGCATTCACCAAGGCCTATATCGAAAAGACCGGCGGCAAGGTGGTTGGCGAGGAATATCTGCCGATGGACGGCACCGACTGGACGCCGATCATCTCGAAGCTGAAGAGCGCGGCGCCGGCTGCGCTGATTACGTCGACCGCGGGTGGCGCGCCGAACGTCACGTTGACCAAGCAGCTTCGCGCCGCCGGCGTTGCCGTGCCCTACGGCAATCTCGCGGTGGATGAAGGCACCGCGAAGGCCATGGGCACCGACGCCGAGGGCATCTATCTCTCGGCCTCCTATGTGACCGGGATCGACAGCGCCGCCAACAAGGCCTATCTCGCCGCCATGCAGAAGAAGTTCGGCAGCGACCTGAAGACCCCGAACGATCTCTCGGTGCCGGAATACGAAGCGGTTTACGCCTACAAGGCGGCGGTGGAAAAGGCCGGCAAGACCGACTCGCCCGCCGTACTGAAAGCGCTCGCCGAGATCTCGGTAGACGGACCGCGCGGAAAGATCGCGATGGCGCAGCAACACCACGCGGCGTTGACGATGTATCTCGGTCAGGTGCAGGGTGACGGCAGCGTCAAGGTCATCAAGAGCTTTCCCAATGTCAGTGCCGGAGAGCAGTGTCCGAATCTGAAGCCCTGA
- a CDS encoding nitrilase family protein, giving the protein MTLHASNDHASTDKVAGSIVVACIQMQPAFGNVAANVAHSLELIDQAASRGADLVVLPELANTGYMFASREEAFGLAEPIPGGPSVAAWAERAARHGMHIVAGITERSGPDLYNSAVVIGPEGYIGTFRKVHLWNEENLFFEPGDLGFPVFHTPIGRIGVAICYDGWFPETFRLCALQGADIVCVPTNWVPIPGQAEGREAMANILAMAAAHSNSIFIACADRVGVERGQPFEGQSLIVSYTGWPVVGPASREAEDILIAEVDLGEARRKRNWNAFNQVLRDRRVDVYDEMLGSGAKRSWY; this is encoded by the coding sequence ATGACTTTGCACGCCTCCAACGATCACGCCTCGACCGACAAGGTAGCCGGGTCGATCGTAGTCGCCTGCATTCAGATGCAACCGGCTTTCGGAAACGTCGCCGCCAATGTAGCGCACAGCCTGGAACTGATCGATCAGGCGGCGTCGCGAGGCGCCGACCTCGTCGTGCTGCCGGAGCTGGCCAATACAGGTTACATGTTCGCCTCGCGTGAGGAAGCGTTCGGCCTTGCCGAGCCAATTCCAGGCGGACCGTCGGTCGCAGCCTGGGCAGAGCGTGCGGCCCGGCACGGCATGCATATCGTCGCGGGAATCACCGAACGTTCGGGGCCTGATCTCTACAACAGCGCCGTCGTGATCGGTCCCGAAGGCTATATCGGTACGTTCAGGAAAGTGCATCTCTGGAACGAGGAAAACCTGTTCTTCGAGCCAGGCGATCTCGGCTTCCCGGTATTCCACACGCCGATCGGTCGCATCGGCGTTGCGATCTGCTACGATGGCTGGTTTCCGGAGACCTTTCGGCTCTGCGCGCTGCAGGGGGCCGATATCGTCTGCGTGCCGACCAACTGGGTTCCGATTCCGGGTCAGGCCGAAGGGCGTGAGGCGATGGCCAACATCCTCGCAATGGCCGCGGCCCATAGCAATTCGATCTTCATCGCCTGCGCTGACCGCGTCGGCGTCGAGCGGGGGCAGCCCTTCGAGGGCCAGAGCCTGATCGTCAGTTACACCGGATGGCCTGTCGTCGGGCCTGCCAGCCGGGAAGCGGAAGACATCCTCATTGCCGAGGTCGATCTCGGCGAGGCCCGGCGCAAACGCAACTGGAACGCCTTCAACCAAGTTCTGCGCGACCGCCGTGTCGACGTCTATGACGAGATGCTCGGATCCGGCGCGAAGCGCAGTTGGTACTGA
- a CDS encoding transporter substrate-binding domain-containing protein, translated as MVSSAASLSDTWRVGVLFSRTGLTAVTETEHFMGTALAIQEVNQAGGILGRELEVVAYDPESEPATYRRLADRLLTDDGISVIFGCSSSAERKAILPAIERRNGLLWYPSLYEGFEYSPNVIYTGASPNQTSFPLAEYLVRNHGRRVFLVGSDYIYPRESNRIMRDLVDSYGGKIVDEVYAPMAAPESHLRDIVERVKDLAPDVLFSTVVGRSAQTFYRLYRKAGLDPASMPIASLTMAEGEVREIGAALCEGHITAATYFGSLRGASNRRFTDNFRRTFGPDRPVSMWSAGAYAQVHLFALALERAGTLDTQRLVEAALGLSFEAPEGAIQIDPDNNHTWLTPRIGRVRIDGGFDVVWEAKAAVKPDPYLAVSPLGGRWIGEEAYVA; from the coding sequence ATGGTCAGCAGTGCGGCATCTCTGTCGGACACATGGAGGGTGGGCGTCCTGTTCTCTCGCACGGGGCTGACCGCCGTCACCGAGACCGAACATTTTATGGGCACGGCACTTGCGATCCAGGAGGTCAATCAGGCCGGGGGGATCCTCGGGCGCGAGCTCGAAGTGGTCGCCTACGATCCGGAATCGGAGCCGGCAACCTACCGTCGTCTGGCCGACAGGCTTCTGACCGATGACGGCATTTCCGTGATTTTCGGCTGCAGTTCGTCGGCCGAGCGCAAGGCCATTCTGCCGGCGATCGAACGTCGCAACGGGCTGCTCTGGTACCCGTCGCTCTACGAGGGCTTCGAATATTCGCCCAACGTGATCTACACGGGGGCATCGCCGAACCAGACCAGCTTTCCGCTGGCCGAATATCTCGTCCGTAACCACGGGCGTCGCGTGTTTCTGGTCGGCTCCGACTACATCTATCCGCGCGAGTCGAACCGCATCATGCGCGATCTGGTCGATTCCTACGGCGGCAAAATCGTCGACGAAGTCTATGCTCCGATGGCTGCTCCGGAATCGCACCTGCGCGATATCGTGGAGCGGGTGAAGGATCTGGCTCCGGATGTGCTGTTTTCCACGGTGGTCGGACGTTCGGCGCAGACCTTTTACCGGCTCTATCGCAAAGCCGGCCTCGATCCGGCATCGATGCCCATCGCCAGCCTCACCATGGCGGAAGGCGAGGTGCGCGAGATCGGTGCGGCGTTGTGCGAGGGGCACATCACGGCGGCGACCTATTTCGGATCGCTTCGGGGGGCGAGCAACCGGCGATTCACCGACAACTTCCGTCGCACCTTTGGCCCGGACCGGCCGGTCAGTATGTGGAGCGCCGGGGCCTATGCTCAGGTTCACCTGTTTGCGCTCGCCCTGGAGCGAGCCGGAACACTTGACACTCAGCGGCTCGTTGAGGCGGCGCTCGGCCTGTCATTTGAGGCGCCCGAAGGCGCCATCCAGATCGACCCCGACAACAACCATACCTGGCTGACGCCACGCATCGGGCGGGTCCGGATTGACGGCGGTTTCGATGTGGTCTGGGAAGCGAAGGCTGCGGTGAAGCCCGATCCCTATCTCGCGGTGTCGCCGCTCGGGGGACGATGGATCGGTGAGGAGGCTTACGTCGCATGA
- a CDS encoding ANTAR domain-containing response regulator, which yields MKPGIRRLIEELRGARVLVVHPRDAEGDALLDQLKRIGCNVRGIWPPPVELPNDVDTVFHLVETAETPAFIASASEGGPTFVAIVDYENPTVLRRLLDSNAHGVINKPIRPFGILSSLVLARSMRGYTRRLESKVQKLEETLKARRDVDKAVKILVTLKRVSEAEAYELIRSQATQKRLSMAEVATTIIGAQDVMAGLGLIDER from the coding sequence ATGAAGCCGGGTATCCGCCGTCTCATCGAAGAGTTGCGCGGCGCGCGCGTCCTTGTCGTGCATCCGCGCGACGCCGAAGGTGACGCGCTGCTCGATCAGTTGAAGCGCATCGGTTGTAACGTGCGCGGCATATGGCCGCCGCCAGTGGAATTGCCCAACGACGTCGACACGGTTTTTCATTTGGTGGAGACCGCCGAGACGCCGGCTTTCATCGCATCCGCTTCGGAAGGCGGACCGACCTTCGTGGCGATCGTCGACTACGAGAACCCGACGGTGCTGCGGCGGCTTCTCGACAGCAATGCCCACGGCGTCATCAACAAGCCGATCCGTCCCTTTGGCATCCTGTCCTCGCTTGTGCTGGCCCGCTCGATGCGCGGCTATACCCGCCGTCTGGAGAGCAAGGTACAGAAGCTCGAAGAGACGCTGAAGGCGCGTCGCGATGTCGACAAGGCGGTGAAGATCCTGGTGACGCTGAAAAGAGTTAGCGAAGCCGAGGCCTATGAGTTGATCCGCTCGCAGGCAACGCAGAAGCGATTGTCGATGGCAGAGGTGGCCACGACGATCATCGGCGCCCAGGATGTGATGGCCGGATTGGGGCTGATCGATGAGCGGTGA